Part of the Catalinimonas alkaloidigena genome is shown below.
CTATAAATAATTGTGAGTAAGCAGGATTAGGGTAAGTACGTACTTGCCTCACCAGTCGTGGGTCTTGAATGCTGGTAATAGTAATTTCCACTTCTTCTGAAGTAGTTACACAACCTGTAGCATCAGTAACTTCTACGCTGTAGTTACCACTTTCAGAAACTTCAATACTTTGCGTGGTTTCAGAAAGTAACTCACCGTTCAAAAAACCAGCGATAATTACCTTCTAAGTCTACCTTAAGGGTAGCGCCATTTACCTGGATTACAGGTGTATCGGCAGTACAAATAAGCACTTCCACTTCCTCTGAGGTAGCCACGCAGCCCGTAGCATCAGTGACCTCAACGCTGTAGCTGCCACTTTCGGAAGCTTCAATACTTTGGGAAGTTTCGGAAAGTAACTCTCCATTTAGAAACCAGCGGTAGGTACCGGCCTCGCTCACTATAAGAGAAGTACCGTCTACCTGTACGTTTGGCACTTCAGCCGTACAAACGATCACTTCTACTTCCTCG
Proteins encoded:
- a CDS encoding T9SS type A sorting domain-containing protein; amino-acid sequence: MNGELLSETTQSIEVSESGNYSVEVTDATGCVTTSEEVEITITSIQDPRLVRQVRTYPNPAYSQLFIDSQLDEPVEVLIYSANGQLLYKKAISPNTQRLDIKLGQLSPGLYMVQLMSEKGVNLRKLIKQ